A genomic segment from Parolsenella catena encodes:
- the recO gene encoding DNA repair protein RecO → MARGRTRHTSAIVIDRTKLGESDLILTLLEADGSQGRAVAKGARKPGGKLAARVQLFCEDDLLLAVGRNLDVVAEAQLNCAHASLRGDLARVSAASVVCEVARLTSFADAPDSFLRPICSRALLACEQAVDQPHLDVVVAAYAFKVLSHEGWRPVVDSCVACGEPSVTRFSALAGGGLCESCSREVEGAEPVDAATLSWVECLVGLTFDELLAAPVDAPTAALLLAMAHTWAATHLDARLRAFEFALSL, encoded by the coding sequence ATGGCACGCGGACGCACACGCCATACCTCGGCCATAGTCATCGACCGCACGAAGCTGGGGGAGAGCGACCTCATCCTCACGCTCCTTGAGGCCGATGGCAGCCAGGGACGCGCCGTGGCGAAGGGCGCGAGAAAGCCCGGCGGCAAGCTGGCGGCTCGCGTGCAGCTCTTTTGCGAGGACGACCTTCTGCTGGCAGTGGGCAGAAACCTGGACGTCGTCGCCGAGGCACAGCTCAACTGCGCGCACGCCTCGCTCAGGGGCGACCTCGCGCGCGTGAGCGCCGCGAGCGTCGTGTGCGAGGTGGCGAGGCTCACGAGCTTTGCCGATGCCCCGGACTCGTTTCTGCGCCCGATCTGCTCGCGCGCCCTGCTCGCCTGCGAACAGGCGGTCGACCAACCCCACCTCGACGTCGTCGTTGCCGCCTACGCGTTCAAGGTCCTCTCCCACGAGGGTTGGCGCCCCGTCGTCGACTCGTGCGTCGCCTGCGGCGAGCCGAGCGTCACGCGCTTCTCCGCCCTTGCCGGAGGGGGCCTGTGCGAGAGCTGCTCGCGTGAGGTCGAGGGCGCCGAGCCCGTCGATGCGGCGACGCTCTCGTGGGTCGAGTGCCTCGTGGGGCTCACGTTCGACGAGCTTCTCGCGGCGCCCGTCGATGCGCCGACGGCGGCGCTTCTGCTTGCGATGGCTCACACCTGGGCCGCGACGCACCTTGACGCGCGTCTGCGCGCGTTCGAGTTCGCGCTGAGCCTCTAG
- a CDS encoding polyribonucleotide nucleotidyltransferase: MAKVTHEFDLYGKHYVLETGELAKQATGAVLVKQGDSTVLVTAVVSKERKDYDFFPLTVDFIEKMYAVGRIPGGYLKREARPSEKATLTARMIDRPLRPSFPAGFRNEVQVVATSLVADQVNPVDTMCVMAASAAFTVGGVPFEGPLACVRIGRNPETGEFIVNPTYDERDASDLDLELAGSDSFISMLEASADEISEEDMLAAMAFGQEAIAAFCEEQKKFFEKFEQVNGPIQQREYVYDEPVPYVHDKVFAHYDEMSAALKDADKLSRIGKVELLKAAIKAEFTEEEQALYSREIPVELKSLEKHAMRCMVVETGERVDGRAADEIRPLMVKPDYLPLVHGSGLFQRGQTQVLSVCTLGMLNEWQRLDTIEPVDGKRYIHHYNFPPYCTGETGRMGSPKRREIGHGNLAERALLPVIPSEEEFPYTIRVVSEVMESNGSSSMASTCGSTLALMDAGVPLKRPVSGIAMGLIQEEGKTVVLSDIQGLEDFLGDMDFKVTGTERGITAMQMDNKATGLTPEILSQALHQAHEGRAFILKTMLDAIPAPRETPKDTAPQIITIQIPTDKIRDVIGSGGKVIRGIQDDTGATIDIQEDGNVFIAGTDGAAQDAAARIKAIVKVPEVGEEYTGRVVGIQPFGAFVELLPGKDGLLHISRVAQGRVDKVEDVLAIGDEVKVKVLEVDEKGKISLDRLDKPEVPGGSKGGHGDHHEPRGERRGERKPRRHPGDNGNVGSGRAPRRHHEG; the protein is encoded by the coding sequence ATGGCAAAGGTTACACACGAGTTCGACCTCTACGGCAAGCACTATGTGCTCGAGACCGGCGAGCTGGCCAAGCAGGCCACCGGCGCCGTGCTCGTCAAGCAGGGCGACTCCACGGTGCTCGTCACTGCGGTCGTCTCGAAGGAGCGCAAGGATTACGACTTCTTCCCGCTGACGGTCGACTTCATCGAGAAGATGTACGCCGTGGGCCGTATCCCCGGCGGCTACCTCAAGCGTGAGGCCCGTCCGTCCGAGAAGGCCACCCTCACGGCTCGCATGATCGACCGTCCGCTGCGCCCGAGCTTCCCGGCCGGCTTCCGCAACGAGGTCCAGGTCGTTGCCACCTCGCTCGTCGCCGACCAGGTGAACCCCGTGGACACGATGTGCGTCATGGCCGCCTCCGCCGCCTTCACCGTGGGTGGCGTGCCCTTCGAGGGCCCGCTGGCCTGCGTGCGCATCGGCCGCAACCCCGAGACGGGCGAGTTCATCGTTAACCCGACCTATGACGAGCGCGACGCCTCTGACCTCGACCTCGAGCTCGCCGGCTCCGACTCGTTCATCTCCATGCTCGAGGCCTCCGCTGACGAGATCTCCGAGGAGGACATGCTCGCCGCCATGGCGTTTGGCCAGGAGGCCATCGCCGCCTTCTGCGAGGAGCAGAAGAAGTTCTTCGAGAAGTTCGAGCAGGTCAACGGCCCGATTCAGCAGCGCGAGTACGTCTACGACGAGCCGGTGCCCTACGTCCACGACAAGGTCTTCGCCCACTACGACGAGATGAGCGCCGCGCTCAAGGACGCCGACAAGCTCTCCCGCATCGGCAAGGTCGAGCTGCTCAAGGCCGCCATCAAGGCCGAGTTCACCGAGGAGGAGCAGGCCCTCTACAGCCGCGAGATCCCCGTGGAGCTCAAGAGCCTCGAGAAGCACGCCATGCGCTGCATGGTCGTCGAGACCGGCGAGCGCGTTGACGGCCGTGCGGCCGACGAGATCCGCCCGCTCATGGTCAAGCCCGACTACCTGCCGCTCGTCCACGGCTCCGGCCTCTTCCAGCGCGGCCAGACCCAGGTGCTGTCCGTCTGCACGCTCGGCATGCTCAACGAGTGGCAGCGCCTCGACACCATCGAGCCGGTCGATGGCAAGCGCTACATCCACCACTACAACTTCCCGCCGTACTGCACCGGCGAGACGGGTCGCATGGGCTCGCCCAAGCGCCGCGAGATCGGCCACGGCAACCTCGCCGAGCGCGCGCTGCTTCCCGTGATCCCCTCCGAGGAGGAGTTCCCCTACACGATTCGCGTGGTCTCCGAGGTCATGGAGTCCAACGGCTCCTCTTCCATGGCTTCCACCTGCGGCTCCACGCTCGCCCTCATGGACGCCGGCGTGCCGCTCAAGCGTCCCGTCTCCGGCATCGCCATGGGCCTCATCCAGGAGGAGGGCAAGACCGTCGTCCTGTCCGACATCCAGGGCCTCGAGGACTTCCTCGGCGACATGGACTTCAAGGTGACGGGCACCGAGCGCGGCATCACCGCCATGCAGATGGACAACAAGGCCACCGGCCTCACGCCCGAGATCCTCTCCCAGGCGCTTCACCAGGCCCACGAGGGTCGCGCGTTCATCCTCAAGACGATGCTCGACGCCATCCCCGCGCCGCGTGAGACCCCCAAGGACACGGCTCCCCAGATCATCACGATCCAGATCCCCACGGACAAGATCCGCGACGTCATCGGCAGTGGCGGCAAGGTCATCCGCGGCATCCAGGACGACACGGGCGCCACGATCGACATCCAGGAGGACGGCAACGTCTTCATCGCCGGCACGGACGGCGCCGCACAGGACGCCGCCGCTCGCATCAAGGCCATCGTGAAGGTCCCTGAGGTGGGCGAGGAGTACACCGGCCGCGTCGTGGGCATCCAGCCCTTCGGCGCCTTCGTCGAGCTCCTGCCCGGCAAGGACGGCCTGCTCCACATCAGCCGCGTCGCCCAGGGTCGCGTCGACAAGGTCGAGGACGTCCTGGCCATCGGCGACGAGGTCAAGGTCAAGGTCCTCGAGGTCGACGAGAAGGGCAAGATCAGCCTCGATCGTCTCGACAAGCCCGAGGTTCCCGGCGGCTCCAAGGGCGGCCACGGTGACCACCATGAGCCGCGCGGCGAGCGTCGTGGCGAGCGCAAGCCCCGTCGTCACCCCGGCGACAACGGCAACGTCGGCTCTGGCCGCGCCCCGCGTCGTCACCACGAGGGCTAG
- a CDS encoding ribonuclease J encodes MAKTPTLRIIPLGGLDGIGKNMTAFECGDDMVLVDAGLMFPDDDQPGIDLVLPDYTYVLENEEKLRGIVITHGHEDHTGALPYLLMDLTHKVPIFSSKLTLGMIEGKLAEHNIKSPKFREVTDGSSVNLGCFSLQFFSMTHSIPGALGIFLKTPAGTVLHTGDFKLDQTPIDGVRPNYNAINRFGKQGVDLMLSDSTNANFPGFTPSEATVGASLRHIIKNAPGRVFVASFSSHIHRLQQVCDAATAVGRKVVVTGRSMVTNTKIARELGYLKIADEDIVDAFEINDIPEDKIVVLCTGSQGEPLSALARMANGEHKSLSICEGDTVIISATPVPGNEKSVQGIINSLSKIGCEVYDKTNATVHVSGHARQEELKLMLAMVHPRNFMPVHGEAVHLRAHAKLAEGMGIPRDHIFILDNGDSLQMRGGKVSLGPSYDSGIIYVDGLRIGDTDPVVLRDRQKLSQDGIVTCVVTLRSRSHKVADVDVSSRGVSFASDDELLAGIEDTCRTAIDKNNQGSPSVDVLRKAVRNSLSNYLWSKTRTRPMIIPVVMEV; translated from the coding sequence ATGGCTAAGACCCCGACCCTGAGGATCATCCCGCTGGGTGGTCTGGACGGCATCGGCAAGAACATGACCGCCTTCGAGTGCGGAGACGACATGGTGCTCGTCGATGCTGGCCTCATGTTTCCCGATGACGACCAGCCCGGCATCGACCTCGTGCTTCCCGACTACACCTATGTGCTCGAGAACGAGGAGAAGCTCCGCGGCATCGTCATCACGCACGGCCACGAGGACCACACCGGAGCGCTGCCGTACCTGCTCATGGACCTCACGCACAAGGTGCCGATCTTCTCGAGCAAGCTCACCCTCGGCATGATCGAGGGCAAGCTTGCCGAGCACAACATCAAGAGCCCCAAGTTCCGCGAGGTCACGGATGGCTCAAGCGTCAACCTCGGCTGCTTCTCGCTGCAGTTCTTCTCCATGACGCACTCCATCCCCGGTGCTTTGGGAATCTTTCTCAAGACGCCGGCCGGCACGGTGCTGCACACCGGCGACTTCAAGCTCGACCAGACGCCCATTGACGGCGTGCGCCCCAACTACAACGCCATCAACCGCTTTGGCAAGCAGGGCGTGGACCTCATGCTCTCCGACTCCACGAACGCCAACTTCCCCGGCTTTACGCCGAGCGAGGCCACCGTGGGCGCGTCACTCCGTCACATCATCAAGAATGCCCCGGGTCGCGTGTTCGTCGCCAGCTTCTCGAGCCACATCCACCGCCTGCAGCAGGTGTGCGACGCCGCCACGGCAGTGGGCCGCAAGGTCGTCGTGACGGGCCGCTCCATGGTTACCAACACCAAGATCGCCCGCGAGCTCGGCTATCTCAAGATCGCCGACGAGGACATCGTTGACGCGTTCGAGATCAACGACATCCCCGAGGACAAGATCGTCGTGCTGTGCACCGGCAGCCAGGGCGAGCCGCTCTCCGCGCTCGCCCGCATGGCAAACGGCGAGCACAAGAGCCTCTCCATCTGCGAGGGCGACACGGTCATCATCTCCGCCACCCCGGTCCCGGGCAACGAGAAGAGCGTCCAGGGCATCATCAACTCGCTCTCCAAGATCGGCTGCGAGGTCTATGACAAGACCAACGCCACGGTTCACGTCTCCGGCCATGCTCGCCAGGAGGAGCTCAAGCTGATGCTGGCCATGGTGCACCCGAGGAACTTCATGCCCGTTCACGGTGAGGCCGTGCACCTGCGCGCGCACGCCAAGCTCGCCGAGGGCATGGGCATCCCGCGCGACCACATCTTCATCCTCGACAACGGAGACTCGCTCCAGATGCGTGGCGGCAAAGTCTCGCTCGGCCCGAGCTACGACTCCGGCATCATCTACGTTGACGGCCTGCGCATCGGCGACACCGACCCGGTCGTCCTGCGCGACCGCCAGAAGCTCTCACAGGACGGCATCGTCACGTGCGTCGTGACGCTCAGGAGTCGCTCCCACAAGGTGGCCGACGTCGACGTCTCGAGCCGTGGCGTGTCGTTTGCCAGCGACGATGAGCTGCTCGCGGGCATCGAGGACACCTGCCGCACGGCCATCGACAAGAACAACCAGGGCAGCCCCTCGGTTGACGTCCTGCGCAAGGCCGTCCGCAACTCGCTGTCCAATTACCTGTGGTCCAAGACTCGCACGCGCCCGATGATCATCCCGGTCGTCATGGAGGTCTAG
- a CDS encoding FtsK/SpoIIIE family DNA translocase: MPAKRSSNAQRKKPAAAAGSGIANDLIGVGIIVVAMAMIVSLVSPSSAIVTHAMAEGLRLGFGEGAMLVPFALILFAVTMFLPTDSSLVARVAVGLALVVLSALSMLSILVPGSDAQPALVLEADVASSYGGYVGSGVAWLLLTYVGQLVGMVLLVGMAVCGIVVCGFSISNLVLRIRNSLGVAAEHIAAAHETHSTRRREAREAVEAAAWDEPEVSEPETAVMDEPETSFIGSRKTSVLRRGAKTTRMDHATGTRELDGMAEKDEPQPKTTLLGRRRHKKEEAASSEATQTFDAEATLAAADTNPALWDTPFEPPVAQAASSKEATVASNESADSSVTGSKHPEQQTAVPDFLLAAAAKKEGAAPEQPAKPRPGRGSRAKQKAAPDAPVRPGDDSDDFTLPPLSLLSSNPNSASSASSDSELDRTAQRLQATLEEFGLTSRVSGWTAGPLVTTFKIEMGEGERVNKITNLQDDIQLSLASESVRIFAPIPGTSLVGIEIPNKRRQNVCLGDVLPYAQGGPLEFAIGRDSEGSPVVADLARMPHMLVAGTTGSGKSVLINAIIMSLIMRTTPEQVRLILVDPKRVEFSCYAGLPHLYVPVVTEPRQAASALQWAVTEMDRRLKVFERAGARDVKVYNKMVEDGKFADMENPPKPMPYLVIVIDELSDLMMVAGKDVEASIVRIAQLARAAGIHLVLATQRPSADVVTGLIKSNVDTRVALKVSSSIDSRVILDQTGAERLMGRGDMLFRKAGGVLRRVLGAYASDEEIESVVSFIRDQREPDYHDEILSAVAPAQPGSAATAEDMEEDDPLVWEAAQVVVDSQLGSTSGLQRRLKVGYARAGRIMDNLERKGVVGPPEGSKPREVLLDADGLEELRAAEAAFREV, from the coding sequence GTGCCAGCCAAACGCAGCTCAAACGCACAAAGGAAGAAGCCCGCTGCCGCCGCGGGGTCTGGCATCGCCAACGACCTCATCGGCGTCGGTATCATCGTCGTGGCGATGGCCATGATCGTCTCTCTCGTCTCGCCCTCTTCGGCCATCGTGACTCATGCGATGGCCGAGGGGCTAAGGCTCGGCTTTGGCGAGGGCGCGATGCTCGTGCCCTTCGCGCTCATTCTGTTTGCCGTCACGATGTTTCTGCCCACGGACTCCTCGCTCGTCGCGAGGGTCGCGGTGGGCCTTGCCCTCGTGGTGCTGTCCGCGCTGTCGATGCTCTCCATCCTCGTGCCGGGTTCTGATGCCCAGCCCGCCCTCGTGCTCGAGGCCGATGTTGCCTCCTCCTATGGCGGCTATGTGGGGTCTGGCGTCGCTTGGCTTCTGCTCACCTACGTGGGTCAGCTCGTGGGAATGGTGCTGCTCGTTGGCATGGCCGTCTGCGGAATCGTTGTCTGTGGCTTCTCAATCTCCAACCTCGTGCTGCGCATCCGCAACTCCCTTGGCGTTGCGGCCGAGCACATCGCCGCCGCCCATGAGACGCACAGCACGCGCAGGCGCGAGGCTCGCGAGGCCGTCGAGGCCGCTGCGTGGGACGAGCCCGAGGTTAGCGAGCCCGAGACTGCCGTCATGGACGAGCCCGAGACGAGCTTCATCGGCTCGAGGAAGACGAGCGTCCTTCGACGTGGCGCCAAGACCACGCGCATGGACCACGCCACGGGCACGCGAGAGCTCGATGGCATGGCCGAGAAGGACGAGCCACAGCCCAAGACGACGCTGCTTGGGCGCAGGCGCCACAAGAAGGAGGAGGCCGCCTCTTCCGAGGCCACCCAGACGTTTGACGCCGAGGCAACCCTGGCCGCGGCCGACACGAATCCCGCGCTGTGGGACACGCCGTTCGAGCCTCCCGTGGCCCAGGCGGCGTCTTCGAAAGAAGCGACCGTAGCTTCGAATGAGTCTGCCGATTCGTCGGTGACCGGGTCGAAGCACCCCGAGCAGCAAACCGCCGTCCCCGACTTTCTGCTTGCGGCGGCCGCAAAGAAGGAGGGCGCGGCGCCGGAGCAGCCGGCAAAGCCGCGACCCGGTCGCGGGTCTCGAGCCAAGCAGAAGGCTGCCCCCGATGCCCCCGTGCGTCCCGGTGACGACTCGGATGACTTTACGCTGCCGCCGCTGTCGTTGCTCAGCAGCAACCCCAACTCGGCAAGCTCTGCGAGCTCCGACTCTGAGCTTGACCGCACGGCCCAGCGACTTCAGGCCACGCTCGAGGAGTTTGGCCTCACGAGCCGTGTCTCCGGCTGGACGGCCGGACCTCTCGTCACGACGTTCAAGATCGAGATGGGCGAGGGCGAGCGCGTCAACAAGATCACGAACCTGCAGGATGACATCCAGCTCTCGCTGGCCTCCGAGTCGGTCCGCATCTTCGCGCCGATTCCCGGCACGTCTCTCGTGGGCATCGAGATTCCCAACAAGCGGCGCCAGAACGTGTGCCTGGGAGACGTCCTGCCCTATGCTCAGGGAGGTCCTCTCGAGTTTGCCATCGGCCGTGACTCCGAGGGCTCTCCGGTGGTGGCCGACCTCGCGCGCATGCCCCACATGCTCGTGGCGGGCACCACGGGCTCGGGCAAGTCCGTGCTCATCAACGCCATCATCATGTCGCTCATCATGCGCACGACCCCCGAGCAGGTCCGCCTCATCCTCGTGGATCCCAAGCGCGTCGAGTTCTCCTGCTATGCCGGGCTTCCGCACCTGTACGTGCCCGTTGTGACGGAGCCTCGACAGGCAGCGAGCGCCCTGCAGTGGGCCGTCACCGAGATGGACCGCCGCCTTAAGGTGTTCGAACGCGCCGGCGCGCGTGACGTCAAGGTCTACAACAAGATGGTCGAGGACGGTAAGTTCGCCGACATGGAGAACCCGCCCAAGCCCATGCCTTACCTCGTCATCGTGATCGACGAGCTCAGTGACCTCATGATGGTTGCCGGAAAGGACGTAGAGGCCTCGATCGTGCGCATCGCCCAGCTCGCGCGCGCTGCGGGCATCCACCTCGTCCTTGCCACGCAGCGCCCCTCCGCCGACGTCGTGACGGGCCTCATCAAGTCCAACGTCGACACGCGCGTGGCGCTCAAGGTCTCCTCTTCCATTGACTCGCGCGTCATCCTGGACCAAACGGGTGCCGAGCGCCTCATGGGCAGGGGAGACATGCTCTTCCGCAAGGCCGGCGGCGTGCTGCGCCGCGTCCTGGGCGCCTATGCGAGTGACGAGGAGATCGAAAGCGTGGTCTCCTTCATACGCGACCAGCGTGAGCCCGACTATCACGACGAGATCCTCTCAGCCGTGGCTCCCGCCCAGCCAGGCAGCGCCGCGACGGCCGAGGACATGGAGGAGGACGACCCACTCGTCTGGGAGGCCGCCCAGGTGGTTGTGGACTCTCAGCTAGGTTCCACGTCCGGCCTGCAGCGCCGTCTCAAGGTGGGGTACGCTAGGGCGGGAAGAATCATGGATAACCTCGAGCGCAAGGGCGTCGTCGGCCCGCCCGAGGGGTCCAAGCCCAGAGAGGTGCTCCTTGATGCCGATGGCCTCGAGGAGCTACGTGCGGCCGAGGCCGCGTTTAGGGAGGTGTAG
- a CDS encoding YajQ family cyclic di-GMP-binding protein: protein MAKDSSFDVVSTVDMQEVDNAVQQTARELTQRYDLKGSGSSIELAKADATITVCAPAEFVANQVIDILNGRLVKRQVDLKSVRWDKPVAASGDSVRVIGHVVQGIDKECAKKISKDIRDLKLKVKAQIDDDKLRVTSPSRDALQQVISHLRSQDYGIPLQFNNYR, encoded by the coding sequence ATGGCCAAGGACTCGAGCTTCGACGTCGTCTCCACGGTTGACATGCAGGAGGTTGACAACGCGGTCCAGCAAACGGCTCGCGAGCTCACCCAGCGCTATGACCTCAAGGGCTCTGGCTCGAGCATCGAGCTTGCCAAGGCCGATGCCACCATCACGGTGTGCGCGCCTGCCGAGTTCGTTGCCAACCAGGTCATCGACATCCTGAACGGCAGGCTCGTCAAGCGCCAGGTGGACCTCAAGAGCGTGCGTTGGGACAAGCCCGTCGCAGCGTCGGGTGACTCGGTACGCGTCATCGGCCACGTCGTCCAGGGGATCGACAAGGAGTGCGCCAAGAAGATCTCCAAGGACATCCGAGACCTCAAGCTCAAGGTCAAGGCCCAGATCGACGATGACAAGCTCCGTGTCACGAGTCCCTCCAGGGATGCGCTCCAGCAGGTCATCTCTCACCTGCGCTCCCAGGACTATGGCATTCCGCTCCAGTTCAACAACTACCGCTAA
- a CDS encoding RodZ domain-containing protein, translating into MQRPQFAELLADRRRQLRLSVPQAARVLRMRESVLEAFEIGDFDHLPALGYAQGMVASYARYLGLDPRRITELYEREHAEYVAGVTGRAPTGLARLSDEPGHDGPASAASQARSTTTGLALARTSQPSYGSSSSYAGQGAYNPRGSYGASYSSAYANGSDRRYTTRNPNDYEDRARRQQQAGRARRARDSYGDEYSRARDGGRGGTRQGSSRARAGREGSRYGDDIQTRRVDSGQYRDDLRFGSDARPYRPSSTRAGREGSRNMSTPVRPNVRRQSPARDRNRDPRNRGRRNEPQRSGLAGILDAVMADPRRAFMLISALLVVLLVVILTFSIRSCASSKVDNSKVNVVTAVTSEAASTSATTTSAAEQQALSEAAAKKAASAAAAATQETKVTVSVADGATTWVEITCDGEQQVAESITGSWSQEYTPKKSLEIRVGDPSVVTVEKNGERQSFSGKSAGTSTLTIEGTDPDAATTEAATSGSRSSSSSSDEDDSDE; encoded by the coding sequence ATGCAACGTCCGCAGTTCGCCGAGCTTCTCGCAGACAGGCGTCGTCAGCTGAGGCTCTCCGTCCCTCAGGCGGCCCGCGTGCTCAGGATGCGCGAGAGCGTGCTTGAGGCCTTTGAGATTGGTGACTTCGACCATCTGCCAGCACTGGGCTATGCCCAGGGCATGGTGGCGAGCTATGCACGCTACCTCGGGCTCGACCCGCGCCGAATCACTGAGCTGTACGAGCGCGAGCATGCCGAGTACGTTGCCGGCGTTACCGGCAGGGCTCCCACGGGCCTCGCTCGCCTCTCGGACGAGCCCGGCCACGATGGCCCCGCATCGGCCGCGAGCCAGGCGCGCTCGACGACGACGGGCCTTGCCCTCGCGCGCACGAGTCAGCCGTCGTACGGCTCCTCGTCCTCTTATGCGGGACAAGGCGCCTACAACCCACGAGGTTCGTATGGGGCAAGCTACTCGAGCGCCTATGCCAACGGCTCTGACAGACGCTACACCACGCGAAACCCCAATGACTACGAGGACCGCGCTCGTCGCCAGCAACAGGCTGGCAGGGCCCGCCGCGCTCGCGACTCCTATGGAGACGAGTACTCGCGCGCTCGCGATGGCGGTCGCGGCGGCACTCGCCAGGGATCCTCTCGTGCGAGGGCTGGCCGCGAGGGCTCTCGCTACGGCGATGACATCCAGACGCGTCGCGTGGATTCCGGTCAGTACAGGGATGACCTGCGCTTTGGCTCTGACGCCCGCCCGTATCGGCCCTCGTCCACGCGGGCTGGCCGCGAGGGCAGCAGAAACATGTCAACGCCGGTTCGCCCCAACGTTCGCAGACAGTCTCCCGCCCGAGACCGCAATCGAGACCCGCGCAATCGGGGACGTCGGAATGAGCCGCAACGCTCCGGGCTCGCCGGCATTCTCGATGCCGTCATGGCTGATCCCAGGCGAGCCTTCATGCTTATCTCGGCTTTGCTCGTCGTGCTGCTCGTCGTCATCCTGACGTTCTCGATTCGTTCCTGCGCCTCGTCGAAGGTGGACAACAGCAAGGTCAACGTCGTCACCGCCGTGACGAGCGAGGCCGCGTCCACGTCTGCCACCACGACGTCTGCCGCCGAGCAGCAGGCGCTGTCCGAGGCCGCCGCAAAGAAGGCCGCCTCGGCTGCTGCCGCCGCCACGCAGGAGACGAAGGTCACCGTGAGCGTGGCAGACGGCGCCACCACGTGGGTTGAGATCACGTGCGACGGAGAGCAGCAGGTGGCGGAGTCCATCACGGGCTCGTGGTCCCAGGAGTACACACCCAAGAAGTCCCTTGAGATCAGGGTGGGTGACCCGAGCGTCGTGACCGTCGAGAAGAACGGGGAGCGCCAGAGCTTCTCCGGCAAGTCGGCGGGCACCTCCACGCTCACCATCGAGGGGACGGACCCAGACGCCGCCACGACCGAGGCCGCAACCTCGGGCTCGCGGTCAAGCTCGAGCTCGTCTGACGAGGACGATTCGGACGAGTAG
- a CDS encoding putative manganese transporter — MEFVLDVVIDALKDTAELIPFLFATYVVISLLDLFASDKTTAAIQRAGHAGPLIGGVLGVVPQCGFSAMGASLYADRIVSLGTFVAVILSTSDEMLPLLLAEHVEVGLLARILVTKAVLGVILGFATDLVLRLVLGRTSLAGVDESDAGEGQDEDAEFDPSAYSCDCGCGEPLTRGQTAWWVVVNSAYRTFQVIVFIFVVSVLLNALIALVGEDALASFLSGNAVVATLVSGLVGLVPNCAASVVLTQLYIDGVLGFAPMIAGTLVAGGAGYLVLFRMNGNMRENAAIVGIVYVLGVCVGLVMLGLGL, encoded by the coding sequence ATGGAGTTTGTGCTCGACGTCGTCATCGACGCCCTGAAGGACACGGCGGAGCTCATCCCGTTCCTGTTCGCTACCTATGTCGTCATCAGCCTTCTCGACCTGTTCGCCTCGGACAAGACCACGGCCGCCATCCAGAGGGCGGGGCATGCCGGTCCGCTCATCGGCGGCGTGCTCGGCGTCGTTCCCCAGTGCGGCTTCTCGGCCATGGGGGCGTCGCTGTATGCGGACCGCATCGTCTCGCTCGGCACGTTCGTGGCCGTCATCCTCTCGACGTCTGACGAGATGCTTCCCCTGCTCTTGGCCGAGCACGTTGAGGTGGGGCTGCTCGCCCGCATCCTCGTGACCAAGGCCGTGCTCGGCGTCATTCTCGGCTTTGCCACTGACCTTGTCCTGCGTCTGGTTCTTGGCCGCACGTCCCTTGCTGGCGTTGACGAGTCCGACGCGGGCGAGGGGCAGGACGAGGACGCCGAGTTTGACCCGAGCGCCTACTCTTGCGACTGCGGCTGCGGCGAGCCACTTACCCGTGGGCAGACTGCCTGGTGGGTGGTCGTCAACTCTGCCTATCGCACGTTTCAGGTCATCGTCTTCATCTTTGTGGTGTCCGTGTTGCTGAATGCGCTCATCGCCTTGGTGGGGGAGGATGCCCTCGCCTCGTTCCTGTCTGGCAACGCGGTCGTGGCCACGCTCGTCTCGGGCCTTGTCGGGCTTGTTCCCAACTGTGCTGCCTCGGTCGTGCTTACCCAGCTCTACATCGACGGCGTCCTCGGCTTTGCCCCCATGATCGCCGGCACGCTTGTGGCAGGTGGCGCCGGCTACCTCGTTTTGTTCCGCATGAACGGCAACATGCGCGAGAACGCCGCGATCGTGGGCATCGTCTACGTGCTCGGCGTGTGCGTCGGCCTCGTCATGCTGGGGCTGGGGCTCTGA
- the rpsO gene encoding 30S ribosomal protein S15 has product MTISKERKAELIKTYGKNEHDSGSAAVQVAILTDRIKELTEHMKSHKKDFHTRRGLLMLVGKRRRLLSYIKGNDINEYRELIAKLGIRDNIQ; this is encoded by the coding sequence ATGACCATCTCCAAGGAGCGCAAGGCCGAGCTCATCAAGACCTACGGCAAGAACGAGCACGATTCCGGCTCTGCCGCCGTTCAGGTCGCCATCCTCACCGACCGCATCAAGGAGCTCACCGAGCACATGAAGTCCCACAAGAAGGACTTCCACACCCGCCGTGGCCTCCTCATGCTCGTCGGCAAGCGTCGTCGCCTGCTCTCCTACATCAAGGGCAACGACATCAACGAGTACCGTGAGCTCATCGCCAAGCTCGGCATTCGCGACAACATCCAGTAA